The Carassius gibelio isolate Cgi1373 ecotype wild population from Czech Republic chromosome B14, carGib1.2-hapl.c, whole genome shotgun sequence genome has a segment encoding these proteins:
- the LOC127970940 gene encoding stanniocalcin-2: MLTKCALALLLLSVLGQLVGTDNADVHETHPEKPASQKGRLSLQNTAEIQHCLVSAGDVGCGVFECFENNSCEIRGLQEICMNFLHNAGKFDSQGKSFIKDALKCMAHGLRHKFSCISRKCLAIKEMVFQLQRECYMKHNLCSAAKDNVNVMVEMIHFQDLFPKGPYVELVNILLSCGEEVKEAITRSVRLQCEQNWGALCDSLSICTSITAAPASGGLERRPPLSSQSDAEHHKSTRTGDKDKPGKVSFSSHTRSRSQGQRRASVDAGPAEQEESKISDIRR; the protein is encoded by the exons ATGTTGACCAAATGCGCACTAGCCTTGCTGCTTCTCTCCGTTTTGGGGCAATTGGTGGGAACGGATAACGCTGACGTCCACGAGACTCACCCTGAGAAACCGGCCAGTCAGAAGGGACGTCTCTCCTTGCAGAACACAG CTGAGATCCAGCACTGCCTCGTGAGCGCAGGAGACGTGGGCTGCGGTGTCTTCGAGTGTTTCGAGAACAACTCCTGCGAAATCCGGGGCCTTCAGGAAATCTGCATGAACTTCCTGCACAATGCTGGCAAATTCGACTCGCAG GGCAAGTCCTTCATCAAGGATGCACTGAAGTGCATGGCTCACGGCTTGAGGCACAAGTTCAGCTGCATCAGCCGAAAATGCCTGGCCATAAAGGAAATGGTCTTCCAGCTGCAGCGGGAGTGCTACATGAAACACAACCTCTGCTCAGCTGCTAAAGACAACGTCAATGTCATGGTGGAGATGATACATTTCCAAGACTTATTTCCCAAAGG GCCGTACGTCGAGCTGGTAAATATCTTGCTCAGCTGTGGAGAGGAGGTGAAGGAAGCCATTACGCGGAGCGTGCGTCTGCAGTGCGAGCAGAACTGGGGCGCTCTGTGTGACAGCCTGAGCATCTGTACATCCATCACCGCCGCTCCAGCGTCAGGAGGCCTCGAGCGACGTCCACCGCTTTCCTCGCAGTCAGACGCCGAGCACCACAAGAGCACACGAACAGGAGACAAGGACAAACCCGGCAAGGTCAGCTTCAGTTCCCACACGAGAAGCCGGAGCCAAGGCCAGCGCCGCGCCAGTGTAGATGCAGGCCCCGCCGAGCAGGAAGAGTCAAAGATCAGCGACATTCGGAGGTGA
- the LOC127971718 gene encoding homeobox protein Nkx-2.5, translating into MFSSQMTSTPFSVRDILNLEQNQEDLVSLDISQRLDSALIPSSSCMLSTFKQEQFMDMPSGASLFSEDLQDDKGTKNSSLNFGNAAFYGKSFLEMDYVKDAKTDDTFEVKEKKDISCSQEDPSEDVKLDEADRPKQRKRRKPRVLFSQAQVYELERRFKQQKYLSAPERDHLASVLKLTSTQVKIWFQNRRYKCKRQRQDQTLEMVGIAPPRRISVPVLVRDGKPCLGDASTYNTSYNVGINHFTYNSYPAFSNFPSPGNTNYSCNYPASMSSIQPSQSNNNYINFGVGDLNNVQAPFQSSSGVPSLHGIRAW; encoded by the exons ATGTTCTCCAGCCAGATGACTTCCACTCCTTTCTCAGTGCGGGACATACTGAACCTGGAGCAGAATCAGGAGGACTTGGTGTCTCTGGACATTTCTCAGCGGCTGGACAGTGCACTTATTCCGAGCTCATCCTGCATGCTGTCCACTTTCAAACAAGAGCAGTTCATGGACATGCCATCTGGAGCCTCTCTCTTCAGCGAAGACCTTCAGGACGACAAAGGCACCAAAAACAGCTCTCTGAACTTCGGTAACGCTGCCTTTTATGGGAAGAGTTTCCTAGAAATGGACTACGTTAAAGACGCAAAGACAGATGACACGTTTGAAGTCAAAGAGAAAAAAG ACATCAGCTGCTCTCAGGAAGATCCAAGTGAAGATGTGAAGCTGGATGAAGCGGATCGACCCAAACAGAGGAAAAGGAGGAAGCCTCGGGTTCTGTTCTCTCAAGCGCAGGTGTACGAGCTGGAGAGGCGCTTCAAACAGCAGAAATACCTCTCTGCACCTGAGAGAGATCATCTAGCCAGCGtgctcaaactcacctccacacaGGTCAAGATCTGGTTCCAGAACCGACGCTATAAGTGCAAGAGGCAGCGTCAGGACCAGACCCTGGAGATGGTGGGCATCGCGCCTCCGAGACGCATCTCGGTGCCGGTTCTGGTTCGGGATGGaaagccgtgcctgggcgacgctTCCACATACAACACATCTTACAACGTGGGGATCAATCACTTCACCTACAACAGCTACCCTGCGTTTAGTAATTTCCCGAGTCCGGGCAACACGAACTACTCATGCAACTACCCAGCGAGCATGTCCTCCATCCAGCCCTCACAGTCCAACAACAACTACATCAACTTTGGAGTTGGGGATCTAAATAACGTGCAGGCTCCGTTTCAGTCCAGCAGCGGGGTTCCCTCACTACACGGCATCCGAGCCTGGTGA
- the bnip1a gene encoding vesicle transport protein SEC20, producing the protein MASSADVHVRICEQEIIKYDLEIKALIQDVSECTGPQSKLTDFNLRVKEKFSNLRQRIQDLEQMGKEQDKESDKLTLLNKAEGHRKQMLSNQTAWRKANLACKLSIDKLEKEDLLNSEDMSIRHRKMTKESLAQTSSGITESLMSISRMMAQQVQQSEETMSTLATSSRTVHETNEEFKAMTGTIQLGRKLIIKYNRRELTDKLLIFLALALFLATVLYILKKRLFPFF; encoded by the exons ATGGCATCCTCTGCAGATGTCCACGTCCGAATATGTGAACAAGAAATCATCAAGTATGATTTAGAGATAAAAGCTCTCATTCAG GATGTCAGTGAATGCACAGGACCACAAAGCAAACTGACAGATTTCAATTTACGAGTAAAAGAAAAATTCAGCAATCTTAGACAGCGTATTCAG gattTGGAGCAAATGGGAAAAGAACAGGACAAAGAGTCTGACAAGCTGACGCTACTCAATAAAGCAGAAGGACATCGGAAACAGATGCTTAG taatCAGACCGCTTGGAGGAAGGCCAATCTCGCCTGTAAACTCTCCATTGATAAGCTAGAGAAGGAAGATTTGTTAAATTCAGAGGACATGTCAATAAGACACAG AAAGATGACTAAAGAAAGCCTCGCTCAGACCTCCAGTGGCATCACAGAGAGTCTGATGAGCATCAGCCGGATGATGGCACAGCAGGTCCAGCAGAGCGAGGAGACCATGAGCACATTAG CGACGTCTTCCAGGACGGTGCATGAAACGAATGAAGAGTTTAAAGCCATGACAGGAACTATACAGCTGGGCAGAAAGCTGATCATTAAATACAATCGACGGGAACTTACGGACAAGCTGCTTATTTTCCTCGCTCTCGCGCTCTTCCTGGCTACAGTCTTGTACATCCTGAAGAAAAgactttttcctttcttttaa
- the LOC127971763 gene encoding zinc finger protein ubi-d4-like codes for MATAVENIVKVLGEQYYKDALEQCHSYNARLCAERSILMPFLDSQTGVAQSNCYIWMEKRHRSAGSAPGQLYTYPARRWRKKRRAHPPEDPALVFPPLKAAELELNLKKDVLGPLDGSSLEALLKGEPLDKRVSTELRPPEDETSLTEITGTSAASSSTRIRKRVLDPEDYLDDLDDEDFEEETPKRRGKGKSKGRGVGNGKKKMEAAAAAQEDRDKPYACDICGKRYKNRPGLSYHYTHSHLADEEGEDREEPEMHTPTPREEHKTPKKGPNGLALPNDYCDFCLGDSNMNQKTGQSEELVSCSDCGRSGHPSCLQFTAVMMAAVKTYRWQCIECKCCNVCGTSENDDQLLFCDDCDRGYHMYCLSPPMADPPEGSWSCHLCLALLKDKASIYQIQNPAME; via the exons ATGGCGACTGCCGTGGAGAACATCGTTAAAGT GCTTGGAGAGCAGTACTATAAAGATGCTTTGGAGCAGTGTCACAGTTATAACGCCCGGCTGTGTGCCGAGAGGAGCATCCTCATGCCCTTCCTGGACTCCCAGACTGGAGTCGCTCAAAGCAACTGTTATATTTGGATGGAGAAGAGACACAGGAGTGCAG GTAGCGCACCGGGACAGCTGTACACATATCCTGCTCGCAGATGGAGGAAGAAGAGAAGAGCTCACCCACCAGAAGACCCTGCTCTGGTTTTTCCTCCACTCAAAGCTG CTGAGCTGGAACTGAACCTGAAAAAAGATGTGTTGGGGCCGTTGGATGGAAGCAGTCTGGAAGCCTTGCTGAAAGGAGAGCCGCTGGATAAAAGAGTGTCCACCGAGCTCAGACCGCCGGAGGACGAAACCAGTCTGACTGAAATCACTGGGACCAGTGCGGCCAGCAGCTCCACACGCATCAGGAAG AGAGTCCTTGATCCGGAAGACTACTTGGATGATCTGGATGATGAAGATTTTGAGGAGGAGACCccaaaaagaagaggaaaaggaaaGTCTAAG GGTCGAGGAGTTGGAAATGGGAAAAAGAAAATGGAAGCTGCCGCAGCTGCACAGGAAGATCGAGACAAACCGTACGCTTGTGACA TCTGTGGGAAACGCTATAAAAACAGACCAGGTTTGAGTTACCACTACACTCACTCTCACCTGGCTGACGAGGAAGGAGAGGACCGAGAGGAGCCGGAGATGCACACACCTACACCACGAGAGGAACACAAGA CTCCTAAGAAAGGACCAAATGGCCTGGCGTTACCTAATGACTACTGTGACTTCTGCCTGGGCGACTCCAACATGAACCAGAAAACAGGCCAGTCGGAGGAACTGGTGTCCTGCTCTGACTGTGGACGTTCAG GACATCCTTCATGCCTGCAGTTCACTGCCGTGATGATGGCAGCTGTGAAGACTTACCGCTGGCAGTGCATCGAGTGCAAGTGCTGCAATGTTTGTGGCACATCTGAGAACGAC GACCAGCTTCTGTTCTGTGATGACTGTGACCGAGGATACCACATGTACTGCCTCAGCCCTCCCATGGCAGACCCTCCAGAAG GAAGCTGGAGTTGCCACCTGTGTCTGGCTCTTCTGAAGGACAAGGCCTCAATTTATCAGATCCAAAACCCCGCGATGGAGTGA